A region of Spirochaetota bacterium DNA encodes the following proteins:
- a CDS encoding 3-hydroxyacyl-CoA dehydrogenase family protein encodes MDIKDIKSIAVIGAGNMGHQIATLCALNGFRTTCTDTSADALAKAESFFDTYLAGRVQKGKLTESQAAKARGNARFTRELPQAVKDADYVIEAAVETLAIKRKIFADIDTHAPAHAILATNSSRIVSSRIADATGRPSKVCNLHFFNPALVMKLVEVVRGPHCAPDTVDVSFELCKKLGKIPVLLEKEVDGFLLNRMLGALLKEALWLNDMGIASPEDIDKACVHGAGYPMGPFRLMDLTGIDLEYFIRMEAFKNTGDRAELPSPGVVKRYLQGDHGEKTGRGWYEYAQDKK; translated from the coding sequence ATGGACATCAAGGACATCAAAAGCATCGCGGTGATTGGCGCCGGGAACATGGGGCACCAGATCGCCACACTGTGCGCCCTGAACGGTTTCAGGACGACGTGCACCGACACGAGCGCCGATGCGCTCGCGAAGGCGGAATCGTTTTTCGACACGTACCTTGCCGGACGGGTGCAGAAGGGCAAGCTCACGGAGTCACAGGCCGCGAAGGCGCGCGGAAACGCCCGGTTCACCCGGGAATTGCCCCAGGCCGTTAAGGACGCCGACTACGTGATCGAGGCCGCGGTGGAGACGCTCGCCATTAAAAGAAAAATCTTCGCCGATATCGACACGCATGCGCCGGCCCACGCCATTCTCGCGACGAACAGCTCGCGCATAGTGAGCTCGCGTATCGCGGACGCGACGGGGCGTCCCTCGAAGGTATGCAACCTGCATTTTTTCAATCCCGCGCTCGTGATGAAACTCGTGGAGGTGGTGCGCGGGCCGCACTGCGCGCCGGACACGGTGGATGTCTCGTTCGAGCTGTGCAAAAAGCTCGGGAAGATTCCGGTGCTTCTCGAAAAGGAAGTGGACGGCTTTCTCCTCAACCGGATGCTGGGCGCCCTCCTGAAAGAAGCCCTGTGGCTCAATGACATGGGCATCGCCTCGCCCGAAGACATCGACAAGGCGTGCGTGCACGGCGCCGGGTATCCCATGGGACCGTTCAGGCTCATGGACCTCACCGGAATCGACCTCGAGTACTTTATCCGTATGGAGGCATTCAAGAATACAGGGGACAGGGCCGAGCTTCCCTCTCCCGGCGTGGTGAAGCGCTACCTTCAGGGCGATCACGGCGAGAAGACGGGCAGGGGCTGGTACGAATACGCGCAGGATAAGAAATGA
- a CDS encoding response regulator, which produces MEEKVLFVDDDANLLSSYQRSLRKEINIETALGGKAAIEAIKKLGPFAVIVSDFRMPEMDGIQFLALARGIAPRSVRIMLTGYADLQTAIDAVNQGNIFRLLTKPCPPETLALVLTAGIEQYRLVMAEKDILERTLSGGIKVLTDILSLVNPRAFSHAARVRRIVKQLAGHLGLDNTWQLEIAAMLSQLGCVTIPDEILAKVFTGKSLNETESKMYQGYAKAGASLIANIPRLEKIAQIIANQEQRYDGSGGEGPKGNDIPLESRILKVALDHDILVMAGLDSGLALVEIHKKGAWYDPGAVTALEKLITVETGYAVREVGIDELSTSMIIAEDIIDENGLLLVAKGQEVTASMRLRLVNFRKSMDVKSSIKVILLKE; this is translated from the coding sequence ATGGAAGAGAAGGTGCTGTTCGTGGACGACGACGCTAATCTGCTTTCATCCTACCAGCGCTCGCTGCGGAAGGAAATCAACATCGAAACCGCGCTCGGCGGGAAGGCGGCGATCGAGGCCATAAAGAAACTGGGACCGTTTGCGGTTATCGTATCCGATTTCCGTATGCCGGAAATGGACGGCATTCAATTTCTCGCCCTTGCCAGGGGGATCGCCCCCCGCAGCGTGCGCATAATGCTCACAGGGTACGCTGATCTTCAAACGGCGATCGATGCGGTGAACCAGGGAAATATCTTCAGGCTTCTTACGAAGCCCTGCCCCCCGGAAACGCTCGCGCTCGTACTCACCGCAGGAATCGAGCAATACCGCCTTGTCATGGCCGAAAAGGACATCCTGGAAAGGACGCTCAGCGGCGGCATCAAGGTGCTCACCGATATCCTTTCGCTCGTGAATCCCCGGGCTTTCAGCCATGCCGCCCGTGTGCGACGCATTGTGAAACAACTCGCGGGCCACCTGGGTCTCGATAATACGTGGCAGCTCGAGATCGCCGCGATGCTCTCCCAGCTCGGATGCGTGACGATCCCCGATGAGATACTCGCCAAGGTTTTTACCGGAAAGTCGCTCAATGAAACGGAATCGAAGATGTACCAGGGTTACGCTAAGGCGGGGGCCTCGCTCATCGCCAATATTCCCCGCCTCGAGAAAATCGCGCAGATCATCGCGAACCAGGAGCAGCGGTACGATGGGTCGGGGGGAGAGGGTCCCAAGGGGAACGACATCCCGCTTGAATCGAGAATTCTAAAAGTAGCGCTCGATCACGATATTCTGGTCATGGCCGGATTGGACAGCGGGCTTGCCCTTGTGGAGATTCATAAAAAGGGAGCATGGTACGATCCCGGCGCAGTTACCGCGCTTGAAAAGCTCATTACCGTGGAAACAGGCTATGCCGTACGCGAGGTCGGCATCGACGAGCTGTCGACGAGCATGATTATTGCAGAGGACATCATTGACGAGAACGGGCTCCTTCTGGTCGCAAAAGGGCAGGAGGTCACTGCTTCGATGCGGCTGCGCCTCGTAAATTTCAGGAAAAGCATGGATGTGAAAAGTTCGATTAAAGTGATACTACTGAAAGAATAA
- a CDS encoding hydroxymethylglutaryl-CoA reductase: MNDHIPRSKDDDYAAPIIRARQEFVKEKTGAAFKHVDKYSIDPGTLRGNVESFLGTAQVPLGLAGPLLVDGEYAQGEFYVPMATTEGTLVASYNRGMKLAHACGGVRTTIVDDAMNRAPVFMFDDAREAKKFNAWLDENYEAIKREAEKTTSVGKLKGLERYAVGKLFFVRFNFTTGDAAGQNMVGKATFAACEWIRASYPAVRHYNLSGNIDTDKKTSFINTLNTRGKRVIAEINLRADLISGLAKFPAGELLRQRNITNTGAILAGSNNNGMHSANGITAVFIATGQDAANVAESSAALVYSDQAPGDSSYYFSITIPSLIVGTYGGGTGLATQRECLEMLGCYGAGKVNKFAEIVAATVLCGELSLLSAVLAGDWVSSHEKMGRNR, from the coding sequence ATGAACGACCATATACCACGATCTAAAGATGACGATTACGCGGCGCCCATCATACGCGCGCGCCAGGAATTCGTGAAGGAAAAGACCGGCGCGGCGTTCAAGCACGTGGACAAGTACTCGATCGACCCGGGGACGCTCCGCGGCAATGTCGAGAGCTTCCTGGGAACGGCCCAGGTTCCCCTGGGCCTCGCGGGGCCTCTCCTCGTGGACGGCGAATACGCGCAGGGCGAGTTCTACGTGCCCATGGCCACCACAGAGGGGACCCTCGTGGCGAGCTACAACCGCGGGATGAAGCTGGCACACGCCTGCGGCGGGGTACGGACCACGATCGTCGATGACGCCATGAACAGGGCACCGGTATTCATGTTCGACGACGCGCGTGAAGCGAAGAAGTTCAACGCGTGGCTGGATGAGAACTATGAGGCGATCAAGCGCGAGGCGGAGAAGACCACCTCCGTCGGGAAGCTGAAGGGACTGGAGCGCTACGCTGTGGGCAAGCTCTTCTTCGTGAGGTTCAACTTCACCACGGGCGACGCCGCGGGACAGAACATGGTGGGGAAGGCGACATTCGCGGCATGCGAATGGATCAGGGCTTCGTACCCGGCCGTCCGGCATTACAATCTTTCGGGCAATATCGACACCGACAAGAAGACATCGTTCATCAACACCCTGAACACGCGCGGGAAGCGCGTCATCGCCGAGATAAACCTGCGCGCGGACCTCATCTCCGGGCTTGCGAAATTCCCGGCGGGCGAGCTTCTCCGGCAGCGCAACATCACCAACACCGGCGCCATCCTCGCGGGCTCGAACAACAACGGCATGCACTCCGCGAACGGGATCACGGCCGTGTTCATCGCGACCGGGCAGGACGCGGCAAACGTCGCGGAATCCTCGGCGGCGCTCGTGTACTCCGACCAGGCGCCGGGCGACAGCAGTTATTACTTTTCGATAACCATACCCTCCCTCATCGTCGGGACGTACGGGGGCGGGACGGGGCTGGCCACCCAGCGGGAGTGCCTGGAGATGCTGGGGTGCTACGGCGCCGGAAAGGTAAACAAGTTCGCGGAGATCGTTGCCGCGACGGTGCTCTGCGGCGAGCTCTCGTTGCTTTCAGCGGTACTGGCGGGAGACTGGGTGTCGAGCCACGAGAAGATGGGTCGCAACAGGTAG
- a CDS encoding patatin family protein, whose amino-acid sequence MKKRAGKWALVVEGGGMRGVFAAGVLNAFGKAGFDPFDLYIGVSAGACNLASHLAGQNDRNFDIIERYSSTKRFINLLRFVRGGHLMDLDWLWDVTILEYRLDLKRLFGTLHAREKEFLVAVTSMDRGEALYLRPDETTLEHALKVSSALPLLYRGNLFADTERAADGGVADSIPVREAYRRGAGRITVIRTRASDYRMAAGRMEKLGSMAFRKHPRFAKALEERAENYNASVRFINDPPVGIIIDEIAPLPGEGPGRATRDMRVLRLAYLRGVERGSDFVKNYHAGEKTR is encoded by the coding sequence ATGAAGAAACGCGCGGGGAAATGGGCGCTCGTCGTCGAGGGCGGCGGGATGCGCGGGGTGTTCGCCGCGGGCGTCCTGAACGCGTTCGGGAAGGCGGGCTTCGATCCCTTCGACCTGTATATCGGCGTGTCGGCCGGGGCGTGCAACCTTGCCTCGCACCTCGCGGGGCAGAACGACAGGAACTTCGACATCATCGAGCGCTATTCCTCAACAAAGCGCTTCATAAATCTCTTGAGGTTCGTGCGCGGCGGGCATCTAATGGACCTGGACTGGCTCTGGGACGTGACCATTCTGGAGTACCGGCTCGATCTTAAAAGGCTTTTCGGAACGCTGCACGCGCGGGAAAAGGAGTTCCTCGTCGCGGTCACATCGATGGATCGCGGTGAGGCCCTGTACCTGCGGCCGGACGAAACCACGCTGGAGCACGCGCTCAAGGTTTCGAGCGCCCTCCCGCTCCTGTACCGGGGAAACCTATTCGCGGACACGGAGCGCGCGGCCGACGGCGGTGTTGCCGATTCGATACCGGTACGGGAGGCGTACCGTCGCGGGGCGGGGAGGATCACCGTGATACGGACCCGCGCATCGGATTACCGCATGGCCGCCGGTCGCATGGAAAAATTGGGCTCGATGGCGTTCAGGAAGCACCCCCGCTTCGCGAAGGCGCTGGAAGAGCGCGCGGAGAATTACAACGCATCGGTCCGGTTCATAAACGATCCGCCGGTGGGCATCATTATCGACGAGATCGCGCCTTTGCCGGGAGAGGGACCGGGCCGAGCGACGCGGGACATGCGCGTCCTTCGCCTCGCGTATCTGCGGGGAGTCGAGAGGGGAAGCGATTTTGTAAAAAATTACCACGCGGGGGAAAAAACGCGATGA
- a CDS encoding TetR/AcrR family transcriptional regulator, protein MTENRVNKTQKALIISKSSSLFWEKGYAETSMKDIAGECGFRPANIYNFFENKESILFEILYDEMMEILGPIRSLEDDETIPPPQAMRLVIENHLKLTLGEKMNSKLLFDAGLKNLSPANRKKIITLRDEYDRISVKIIERGIRTGVFRKTDAKMAVYSIASMIARSRIWFNPQGKHTVDEIIDFICAFALNGLGAKSNGNL, encoded by the coding sequence ATGACTGAGAACAGGGTGAACAAGACCCAGAAGGCGCTTATCATCTCGAAATCGAGCAGTCTTTTCTGGGAAAAGGGCTACGCCGAGACCAGCATGAAGGACATCGCGGGTGAATGCGGTTTCCGGCCCGCCAACATCTACAATTTTTTCGAGAACAAGGAATCCATCCTTTTCGAGATTCTTTACGATGAAATGATGGAAATCCTGGGCCCCATCCGGAGCCTGGAAGACGACGAGACCATACCCCCCCCACAGGCCATGCGGCTGGTGATCGAAAACCACCTCAAGCTCACCCTGGGCGAAAAAATGAACTCCAAGCTTTTATTCGATGCCGGTCTGAAAAATCTTTCGCCCGCGAACAGGAAAAAGATCATCACGCTGCGCGACGAGTACGACCGCATATCGGTCAAGATAATCGAAAGGGGAATAAGGACGGGGGTATTCAGGAAGACGGACGCGAAGATGGCAGTATACAGCATCGCCTCCATGATCGCGCGATCGAGGATATGGTTCAACCCGCAGGGTAAACATACCGTCGATGAAATCATCGATTTCATATGCGCGTTCGCCCTGAACGGCCTTGGTGCCAAATCAAATGGAAATTTGTAA
- a CDS encoding long-chain fatty acid--CoA ligase: MTKRALYSEKPWLAHYDKGVPAAVNYRDETLVDFLDYAAKNFTDRDAFISQGYAMTFGALRDAAYRFAACLADFGVKKGDSVALHLPNLIQTVAAYYGILKIGARAVMNNPLYSAGELEYQFNDSESKVLVTLDLFANGMIDLRPKTGIRQIVYVSLKDYLPPDADPSKVFAADPKEAENLYRWTDIMKKYSPTPPTVPISMDDIAMLQYTGGTTGVSKAAVLTHANLSKQIQQIDAWDTSIERGAVCKITGFLPFFHVYGLSTVMNLTVYYGFTCCLSGRPTPEVIYDILKKYRPEIVAMVPTMFIGLLQHPEFDALDLSFVKRIVSGSAPLPVEVFNEFANRSGAKISEGFGMTEASPVTHANPFDGIQKTGSIGLPYPDTECRIVDLDTGEKEVPAGEPGELIIRGPQVMQGYWKKPEETKNTIRNGWLFTGDIATMDDEGYFYIVDRKKDMILSGGYNVYPRDIDEVLFAHPKVMEACSIGVPHPSRGEQIKAFVVLKEGESATEKEIVDYCATKLATYKLPTHVEFRKELPKSTVGKILRKELRAEELRKGHTA, encoded by the coding sequence ATGACCAAGAGAGCACTGTATTCCGAAAAACCCTGGCTGGCTCATTATGACAAGGGCGTTCCGGCCGCTGTCAACTACCGGGACGAGACCCTGGTGGATTTTCTCGATTACGCGGCCAAAAACTTCACCGACAGGGACGCGTTCATCTCCCAGGGATACGCGATGACGTTCGGCGCGCTCAGGGACGCGGCGTACCGCTTCGCCGCGTGCCTCGCGGATTTCGGCGTGAAGAAGGGCGACAGCGTCGCGCTCCACCTGCCCAATCTCATCCAGACGGTGGCGGCCTATTATGGCATCCTGAAAATCGGGGCGCGCGCGGTCATGAACAACCCGCTCTATTCCGCGGGCGAGCTCGAGTACCAGTTCAACGATTCCGAGTCGAAGGTGCTCGTGACGCTCGATCTCTTCGCGAACGGCATGATCGACCTGCGACCGAAGACCGGGATCAGGCAGATCGTATATGTTTCCCTGAAGGATTATCTGCCCCCCGACGCCGATCCCTCGAAGGTCTTCGCGGCCGACCCGAAGGAGGCGGAAAACTTGTACCGGTGGACGGATATCATGAAGAAATATTCACCGACGCCGCCGACCGTTCCGATCTCGATGGACGACATCGCCATGCTCCAGTACACCGGCGGCACCACGGGCGTGTCGAAGGCGGCCGTGCTTACGCACGCGAACCTCTCGAAACAGATACAGCAGATCGACGCATGGGATACCTCTATCGAACGCGGCGCGGTGTGCAAGATAACCGGGTTCCTGCCGTTCTTCCACGTGTACGGGCTCTCCACCGTGATGAACCTCACGGTGTATTACGGATTTACCTGCTGCCTGTCCGGGCGTCCCACGCCTGAGGTCATCTACGATATTTTAAAAAAGTACAGGCCGGAGATAGTCGCGATGGTACCCACCATGTTTATCGGGCTGCTCCAGCACCCGGAATTCGACGCGCTCGATCTGTCGTTCGTGAAGAGGATCGTGTCCGGCAGCGCGCCGCTCCCGGTGGAGGTCTTCAACGAGTTCGCAAACCGTTCCGGGGCGAAAATTTCAGAGGGATTCGGCATGACGGAAGCCTCGCCCGTGACCCACGCGAACCCGTTCGATGGAATACAGAAAACGGGCAGCATAGGCCTGCCGTACCCGGACACCGAGTGCCGCATCGTGGACCTCGATACCGGCGAGAAGGAGGTTCCCGCGGGCGAGCCCGGTGAGCTTATCATTCGCGGACCGCAGGTTATGCAGGGCTACTGGAAGAAGCCGGAAGAGACGAAGAACACAATCCGGAACGGATGGCTCTTTACCGGCGATATCGCGACAATGGACGACGAGGGGTATTTTTATATCGTTGACCGCAAGAAGGATATGATACTCTCGGGCGGCTATAATGTGTACCCGCGGGATATCGACGAAGTCCTCTTCGCCCATCCCAAGGTGATGGAGGCCTGCTCGATCGGCGTGCCGCATCCCTCGCGGGGAGAGCAGATCAAGGCCTTCGTCGTGCTCAAGGAGGGGGAATCGGCCACGGAGAAAGAGATCGTCGACTACTGCGCGACGAAGCTGGCCACGTACAAGCTCCCCACGCACGTCGAGTTCAGGAAGGAGCTCCCCAAGAGCACGGTGGGCAAGATCCTCCGGAAGGAGCTGCGCGCCGAGGAACTCAGGAAGGGGCACACCGCATAG
- a CDS encoding acyl-CoA dehydrogenase codes for MARNVLVDSRDTRFVLFEMLGAEGLAAYEKYACLDRDAFEATLDLAELIAVERVYPANALADKNGARYDAATKQVSVPESFHDAMKYFNESGFTGLAADPEWGGMGMPEAISRAVMEYFFGASISFTMYVSLSVGAANLVKNFAPENMKKLYLEKMVSGRWGGTMCLTEPDAGSDVGALKTKAVRMADGSYRITGQKIFISSGENDLYENIVHPVLARIEGDPVGTKGISIFLVPKFFANEDGSIGARNDVACSGIEHKMGIKGSATCTLSFGDNGACTGYLMGGERQGMKIMFQMMNEARLDVALQGLAVSSAAYMHAVGYARTRVQGADPLRKGGVSAPIVCHPDVRRMLLWMKSHVEAMRALTLLTAYSSDVAHAETGERAREARALLDFLIPVCKAGNTDLAWLVTAEAIQVYGGYGYCTDYPVEQLARDSKILSIYEGTNGIQSLDLTMRKLLMDPGMYNYSVFRKRVAETIARAKDTEGGRYAGSVEKALERLDAAIGVLAGYRDAGNMAAVLAAATPMLQAVRMLSHAWMHLWSLSLCAPRLRELSGGLEGEKLAAFAADNAEAAYYYGKVLSARFFLETELHKYFGLMDAVTSGESAVAESFADIFTGAPE; via the coding sequence ATGGCACGCAATGTACTGGTGGATTCAAGGGACACGCGCTTCGTATTGTTCGAGATGCTGGGCGCAGAGGGACTCGCGGCGTATGAAAAATATGCATGCCTGGACAGGGACGCCTTCGAGGCGACGCTCGACCTGGCCGAATTGATCGCCGTGGAACGGGTATACCCCGCGAACGCGCTCGCGGATAAAAACGGGGCGCGCTACGACGCGGCGACGAAACAGGTGTCCGTGCCGGAATCCTTCCATGACGCGATGAAGTATTTCAACGAGTCCGGGTTCACCGGGCTCGCCGCCGATCCCGAATGGGGCGGCATGGGCATGCCCGAGGCGATAAGCCGCGCGGTCATGGAATACTTTTTCGGCGCGAGCATTTCCTTCACGATGTACGTGTCGCTCTCGGTGGGGGCGGCGAATCTCGTGAAAAATTTCGCGCCCGAAAACATGAAGAAGCTCTACCTCGAAAAGATGGTGTCCGGGCGCTGGGGCGGGACCATGTGCCTCACCGAGCCCGACGCGGGCAGCGACGTGGGGGCGCTCAAGACGAAGGCGGTACGGATGGCGGACGGAAGCTATCGCATAACGGGACAGAAGATATTCATCTCTTCCGGCGAGAACGACCTGTATGAAAACATCGTCCACCCGGTGCTGGCGCGGATAGAGGGCGATCCGGTCGGGACGAAGGGTATTTCCATATTTCTGGTTCCCAAGTTTTTCGCGAACGAGGACGGGTCTATCGGCGCGCGCAACGACGTGGCGTGTTCGGGGATAGAGCACAAGATGGGGATCAAGGGATCGGCGACGTGCACGCTCTCGTTTGGCGATAACGGCGCCTGTACGGGCTACCTGATGGGCGGGGAGCGCCAGGGCATGAAGATCATGTTCCAGATGATGAACGAAGCGCGCCTGGACGTCGCGCTCCAGGGTCTCGCGGTCTCGAGTGCGGCGTACATGCACGCGGTGGGTTACGCGCGCACCAGGGTGCAGGGTGCGGACCCCCTCCGGAAGGGAGGCGTATCGGCCCCCATCGTGTGTCATCCCGATGTGCGGCGCATGCTGCTCTGGATGAAATCGCACGTCGAGGCGATGCGGGCGCTCACGCTGCTCACCGCGTATTCTTCCGACGTCGCGCACGCGGAGACGGGCGAGAGGGCGCGCGAGGCGAGGGCGCTCCTGGATTTCCTGATCCCCGTGTGCAAGGCGGGGAACACCGATCTCGCGTGGCTCGTGACCGCGGAGGCGATCCAGGTCTACGGCGGCTACGGCTATTGCACCGATTACCCGGTGGAGCAGCTCGCGCGCGATTCGAAGATCCTTTCGATCTACGAGGGGACAAACGGCATCCAGTCCCTGGACCTCACGATGCGCAAGCTCCTCATGGACCCCGGCATGTATAACTATTCCGTTTTCCGGAAGCGTGTCGCCGAAACGATCGCGCGGGCGAAGGATACGGAAGGGGGCCGATACGCGGGGTCGGTCGAAAAGGCGCTGGAGCGCCTGGACGCGGCGATAGGCGTGCTCGCCGGGTACCGCGATGCGGGAAACATGGCGGCGGTCCTCGCCGCGGCCACGCCCATGCTGCAGGCGGTCAGGATGCTCAGCCACGCGTGGATGCACCTATGGTCCCTTTCACTGTGCGCGCCCAGGCTCAGGGAGCTGTCGGGAGGCCTTGAAGGCGAAAAGCTCGCGGCGTTCGCCGCCGATAACGCCGAGGCCGCGTATTATTACGGGAAGGTGCTCTCGGCACGCTTCTTCCTGGAGACCGAGCTCCATAAATACTTCGGGCTCATGGACGCGGTGACCTCGGGGGAGAGCGCCGTCGCGGAATCGTTCGCGGACATCTTCACGGGGGCGCCGGAGTGA
- a CDS encoding 4-hydroxybutyryl-CoA dehydratase, giving the protein MKTPQEYIESLRKLDLVVYMFGKRVENVVDDPIIRPSLNAVALTYALARNPKYEDIMTATSHLTGKKINRFTHIHRSVDDLVRKSKMGRLMGAQTGCCFQRCVGMDAMNALSMTTFDIDAKYGTNYNTRFLDFLRYVQDEDLVCDGAMTDPKGDRSLPPHKQADPDLFLRVVEERKDGIVVKGAKAHQTGAVNSHEVIVMPTIAMREEDRDYAIAFAVPSDTKGITYIMGRQSCDTRKLEAGKIDRGNAGFGGHEALIVFDDVFVPWERVFMYREHDFSGQLVEQFASYHRQSYACKVGVGDVLIGATQTAAEYNGAHKASHVKDKIIEMNQLNETLYCGCIACASEGHCEPSGTYYVNTLLANVHKQNITRFPYEIARLAQDIAGGLMVTCPSEDDLESPEVGRWVKKYFQAAPGVPTEHRIRILRLLENITMGSAAVGYLTESMHGAGSPQAQRIMIARLVNMKEKQKLSKRLAGIVEDGDMDGKE; this is encoded by the coding sequence ATGAAGACACCGCAGGAGTATATCGAGAGCCTGAGAAAACTGGACCTGGTCGTGTACATGTTCGGGAAGAGGGTTGAGAACGTGGTGGACGATCCCATTATACGGCCGTCGCTCAACGCCGTGGCGCTCACCTACGCGCTCGCGCGCAACCCGAAGTACGAGGACATCATGACCGCGACCTCGCACCTCACCGGGAAGAAGATTAACCGTTTCACGCACATACACCGGAGCGTGGATGACCTGGTCAGGAAGAGCAAGATGGGAAGGCTCATGGGCGCGCAGACCGGCTGCTGCTTCCAGCGTTGCGTGGGCATGGACGCGATGAACGCGCTCTCCATGACCACCTTCGATATCGACGCGAAATACGGCACGAACTACAACACGCGCTTCCTGGATTTCCTGCGCTACGTCCAGGACGAGGACCTCGTCTGCGACGGCGCGATGACCGACCCCAAGGGCGACCGCTCCCTGCCGCCGCACAAGCAGGCGGACCCGGACCTCTTTCTCCGCGTGGTCGAGGAGCGGAAGGACGGGATCGTCGTCAAGGGCGCGAAGGCGCACCAGACCGGGGCTGTGAACTCGCACGAGGTGATCGTGATGCCCACGATTGCGATGCGCGAGGAGGACCGCGACTACGCGATCGCCTTCGCCGTGCCCAGCGACACGAAGGGCATCACCTACATCATGGGGCGCCAGTCCTGCGACACGCGCAAGCTCGAAGCCGGGAAGATCGACCGCGGGAACGCCGGGTTCGGCGGGCACGAGGCGCTCATCGTGTTCGACGACGTGTTCGTGCCCTGGGAGCGCGTGTTCATGTACAGGGAGCACGATTTCTCCGGCCAGCTCGTCGAGCAGTTCGCGTCGTACCATCGCCAGAGCTACGCCTGCAAGGTGGGCGTGGGCGACGTGCTCATAGGCGCGACCCAGACAGCGGCCGAGTACAACGGCGCGCACAAGGCGTCGCACGTGAAAGACAAGATCATCGAGATGAACCAATTGAATGAGACGCTCTACTGCGGCTGCATCGCGTGCGCTTCGGAGGGGCACTGCGAGCCGTCGGGCACGTACTACGTGAACACGCTCCTCGCGAACGTCCACAAGCAGAACATAACGCGCTTCCCCTACGAGATCGCGCGCCTCGCGCAGGATATCGCCGGCGGCCTCATGGTCACCTGTCCCTCGGAGGACGACCTCGAATCGCCCGAGGTGGGCCGCTGGGTGAAAAAATATTTCCAGGCGGCGCCGGGCGTTCCCACCGAGCACCGCATCCGGATCCTCAGGCTTCTGGAAAACATCACGATGGGGAGCGCCGCCGTCGGGTATCTCACGGAGTCTATGCACGGCGCGGGCTCGCCGCAGGCGCAGCGCATCATGATCGCGCGGCTTGTCAACATGAAGGAAAAGCAGAAACTCTCGAAGCGTCTCGCGGGCATCGTCGAGGACGGGGACATGGACGGAAAGGAATAG
- a CDS encoding enoyl-CoA hydratase/isomerase family protein — protein sequence MNRIQREDRNLNFQLSTLTIENGLAHFMLNRPKVLNALNLALVGELREALDLVRKSAEARVVIISGSAGNFAAGADITGMVDQSPIEAGDMTFNAVFNAIEDFPLPVIAAIAGYALGGGLELAMACDMRICGRDAKLGLPEIKLGIFPGAGGTQRLPRLVGAGRAKEMIFLGEFIDAQTALAYGLCNRVADGDPVEEAVRIAKKLIERSPVALRYAKGVVNYGSALDLRAGIAHEEKVWAGLFSTQDQKEGMKAFIEKRKPNFTGR from the coding sequence ATGAACCGAATCCAGCGGGAGGACCGAAATTTGAATTTCCAATTAAGCACGCTTACGATCGAAAACGGACTTGCGCATTTCATGCTGAACCGCCCCAAGGTGCTGAACGCGCTCAACCTCGCACTCGTCGGGGAGCTGCGCGAGGCGCTCGATCTTGTCAGGAAATCGGCGGAGGCGCGCGTGGTCATAATCTCGGGAAGCGCCGGCAATTTCGCGGCGGGCGCCGACATCACCGGGATGGTTGACCAGTCCCCGATCGAGGCCGGCGATATGACCTTCAACGCGGTATTCAATGCAATAGAGGATTTCCCCCTTCCGGTCATAGCGGCGATCGCGGGGTACGCGCTGGGCGGGGGACTGGAGTTGGCGATGGCGTGCGACATGCGTATCTGCGGCCGGGACGCGAAATTGGGGCTGCCGGAGATCAAGCTGGGGATTTTTCCGGGGGCGGGCGGTACGCAGCGCCTTCCACGGCTGGTCGGGGCCGGGCGGGCGAAGGAAATGATCTTCCTGGGGGAATTTATCGACGCCCAGACGGCGCTTGCGTACGGTCTCTGCAATCGCGTGGCGGACGGGGACCCGGTCGAGGAGGCGGTTCGTATCGCGAAAAAACTGATCGAGCGATCGCCGGTCGCGCTCAGGTACGCCAAGGGGGTCGTCAATTACGGGAGCGCGCTGGACCTGCGCGCCGGGATCGCGCACGAAGAAAAGGTGTGGGCCGGGCTTTTTTCCACACAGGACCAGAAGGAAGGCATGAAGGCGTTCATCGAAAAACGAAAACCGAATTTCACGGGCAGGTAG